A genomic segment from Shumkonia mesophila encodes:
- a CDS encoding carbohydrate ABC transporter permease has product MFAVIFIGPTYLVVLTSFKTLDDLRQGNLLGFPATWSWDAWAKAWDSACTGVACSGLKPFFFNSVKIVVPSVLISTLLGSLNGYILAQWRFRGADALFTMLLVGFFIPYQAILLPAARFLGFFSLANTIPGLIVVHIAYSLAFTVLLFRNFYVAIPADIAKAARVDGAGMFLIYRRIFLPLSLPASMVCIIWQFTQIWNDFLFGIVFTGPDTRPITVALNNLVNSIEGVKEYNVDMAAALITALPTLVVYVVGGRYLVRGLTAGAMKG; this is encoded by the coding sequence GTGTTCGCCGTCATTTTCATCGGGCCGACCTATCTCGTGGTCCTGACGTCGTTCAAGACGCTGGACGACCTCCGACAGGGCAACCTGCTCGGATTCCCCGCGACGTGGAGCTGGGACGCCTGGGCAAAGGCATGGGACAGCGCCTGCACCGGGGTCGCGTGCAGCGGTCTCAAGCCATTCTTCTTCAATTCCGTCAAGATCGTCGTGCCGTCGGTCCTCATCTCGACCCTGCTCGGCTCTCTCAACGGCTACATCCTCGCGCAATGGCGGTTCCGCGGCGCCGATGCCCTGTTCACGATGCTGCTGGTCGGGTTCTTTATTCCCTACCAAGCGATCCTGCTCCCGGCGGCGCGGTTCCTAGGATTCTTCTCCCTGGCCAACACCATTCCCGGCCTAATCGTGGTCCATATCGCCTATAGCCTGGCCTTCACCGTGTTGCTGTTCCGTAACTTCTACGTCGCCATCCCCGCTGACATCGCCAAGGCGGCGCGCGTCGACGGTGCCGGGATGTTCCTGATCTACAGACGGATCTTTCTGCCGCTGTCATTGCCGGCGTCGATGGTTTGCATCATCTGGCAGTTCACGCAGATCTGGAACGACTTCCTGTTCGGAATCGTGTTCACTGGCCCCGACACACGCCCGATCACGGTAGCGTTGAACAACCTTGTCAACTCGATCGAGGGGGTCAAGGAATACAACGTCGACATGGCGGCGGCACTCATTACAGCCTTGCCGACCCTGGTCGTTT